Proteins encoded in a region of the Pelobates fuscus isolate aPelFus1 chromosome 11, aPelFus1.pri, whole genome shotgun sequence genome:
- the LOC134577450 gene encoding S-phase kinase-associated protein 1-like: MVKSLKLMFKLQSSLSIKTMLEDLSIDDPVLLPNMNAAILKKVIQRMRRTKKMTDDIPVWDQEFLKVDQGTLFELILAANYLDIKGLLDVICKTVANMIKGKTQYI, encoded by the coding sequence ATGGTGAAATCCCTGAAgttgatgtttaaattgcaaagcAGTCTGTCAATCAAAACTATGTTAGAAGATCTAAGCATTGATGATCCTGTGCTCCTTCCAAATATGAATGCAGCTATACTTAAAAAAGTGATCCAGAGGATGAGGAGAACAAAGAAAATGAcagatgatatccctgtatggGACCAAGAGTTTCTCAAAGTAGACCAAGGAACACTCTTTGAACTCATTCTCGCAGCAAACTACCTAGACATCAAAGGTTTGCTTGATGTCATCTGCAAAACTGTTGCAAACATGATCAAAGGCAAAACACAATACATTTGA